In a genomic window of Dyadobacter fermentans DSM 18053:
- a CDS encoding zinc-dependent alcohol dehydrogenase yields the protein MLAMNYRGPYRVRADRNKPMPRIEHSGDAIVRVTRSCICGSDLHLYHGMVPDTRIGTTFGHEFVGVVEEVGPDVTKLKVGDNVLVPFNVACGKCVFCEQQLFGNCHESNPEATAVGGIFGYSHTAGGYDGGQAEYVRVPYADVGPMIIPDDMDHDDAVLLTDVLPTGYQAAEMAGIKPGDTVVVFGAGPIGIMAAKCAWLFGAGRVIVIDHLEYRLEFVKNYAQCEAYNFRSLEDPVLFIKKTTDWIGADVCIDAVGCEAAGSAFHTITGRKMMLQSGSAIALHWAINAVKKGGIVSIVGVYGPTGNIIPIGNVVNKGLTLRANQASVKRLLPRLIEHVQSGRIDPKAIVTHRVPLEEVADAYHIFSAKLDNCIKPILIPPSARK from the coding sequence ATGCTAGCAATGAATTATCGAGGACCCTACCGGGTCCGTGCCGACCGCAACAAGCCGATGCCGCGCATCGAGCATTCGGGTGACGCCATCGTGCGCGTCACCCGGTCCTGCATATGCGGCTCCGACCTGCACCTTTACCACGGAATGGTGCCCGATACGCGCATAGGGACCACTTTCGGTCATGAATTTGTGGGCGTGGTGGAAGAAGTGGGGCCCGATGTGACCAAACTCAAAGTGGGCGATAACGTATTGGTCCCTTTCAATGTCGCTTGCGGCAAATGCGTTTTTTGCGAACAACAGCTTTTTGGCAACTGCCACGAGTCCAACCCCGAAGCTACGGCTGTGGGAGGGATTTTCGGCTACTCGCACACGGCCGGCGGCTATGACGGCGGCCAGGCGGAGTACGTGCGTGTTCCTTACGCGGACGTAGGCCCGATGATCATCCCCGACGATATGGACCATGACGACGCCGTGTTGCTCACGGACGTGCTGCCGACCGGCTACCAGGCCGCCGAAATGGCGGGCATTAAACCGGGCGACACGGTGGTGGTGTTCGGTGCGGGGCCCATTGGGATCATGGCTGCCAAATGCGCCTGGCTTTTCGGTGCGGGCCGCGTGATTGTGATCGACCACCTGGAATACCGCCTCGAATTTGTGAAAAACTACGCGCAATGCGAGGCCTACAACTTTCGCTCGCTGGAAGATCCGGTCCTTTTCATTAAAAAAACAACCGACTGGATCGGTGCCGATGTGTGTATCGATGCCGTTGGCTGCGAAGCGGCGGGAAGTGCTTTCCATACCATCACAGGTCGGAAAATGATGCTGCAATCGGGCTCGGCCATTGCGCTGCATTGGGCGATCAATGCGGTGAAAAAAGGAGGTATTGTGTCGATCGTCGGGGTTTACGGGCCCACCGGGAACATCATTCCGATCGGTAACGTGGTCAACAAAGGGCTGACGCTCAGGGCTAACCAGGCATCCGTTAAGCGGCTTTTGCCGCGGCTGATCGAACACGTGCAATCCGGCCGGATTGACCCGAAAGCGATCGTAACGCACCGTGTGCCGCTCGAAGAAGTGGCTGATGCTTATCACATCTTCTCAGCAAAACTCGACAATTGTATCAAGCCTATCCTGATCCCGCCATCAGCCAGAAAATAA